The window CCCAACTATGAAGCTATGTTATTGAGAGCATAAACATTTGAagctatattattattttctcagcAGATTGTTCCACCTATCAATATGAATTCCCTCTTTATCCCCTGTAatgcttttttccttaaattctgttccatctgattttttttttttttttttttgagacagagtctcactctgtcacccaggctagagtgccgtggcgtcagcctagctcacagcaacctcaaactctgggctcaagcaatccttctgcctcagcctcccagagtgctaggattacaggtgtgagccacctcacccagcctccaTCTGATGTTAATCCAGCTATACTTGAGCACTAGGCCAGACTAAGGAGTCTAATCCAGCTTTTATGATGAGGAAGAATAATAACTTGGATCTAGTTTAAGGTAACTTTTACTTTGGTTTtctctcaaaacaataaataactaGATCAAAGAATTTGCATAAGATGCAGATGCAGGAGGTGGAGGTGGCTCTTGGTTGTCCTCTTATTTCTCATGGGGATATGCCCAAAGTTTGATGGTCTTGCCTGCATGCATGGAGTAAGGTATCTGAGGTATAGAACTGTGATCTCACTTTAACACCAGAAACAACCAATGCTACTATTCACAGCAAAAATTCAACCCATAAAGGAGTATAGCCCACTGGGATGATGCCTGGATTCTTTCTGAGTCAGCATAGGGCAATCTCCTATCTGCCCCTATGCTGCAAGACCCAGGCATTTTCCATTTATGTTCTCTTGCAGGATCTTTGGGGACTGCCACAATCTGTTTGCCTACTGTCAGCATTTGcttgatctttttctttatttttagtctttttggattttgttttatgtGCATTTCTTATAAATAAGATTATACTGGATTGTActtgttggttttatttatttacttattttttgttttactcaaACTGAAAATCCCTGTCAATCAATAGGTGAATTtaactcatttatatttattatgaggACTGCTGTGTTTGGACTTATTCCCGTATACATTATAATTATCCTTTTGTTCTCTTTCATGACTTTTGTTAGATTGCTGGAATTGAAGTTCTGTTATTTTTCATGTGGTTTAGAATACATATATTCTGTTTTTAGTGTTCTACATTTTGGTTTTATGTTCTTTAACATACaaattaaacatacatttttttcatttatactgttaaaaaaatgtcttcctaatgaaaaaagaacaataacatgCTTTGTATTCCCTTCACTCCACCCATGTTGATATAATCTGTGGTTTTCATTTCAgattattattgaattttttgcaattaatatttatttagattcaacttttttgcttttattgctcaCCATCatactcatttttcttgtttttttcttttttatttgatgatTTCTCTAATAATTCTTTCATAAAGTATCTGTTAATGGTAACCTTTGAGTctttttatatctgaaaatttcttaattttgttctcACATTTGAATGAGTGGCTATGTACAGaattttagatttcaaaataatttcctcaTCACAATGGAGACTTAAGAGCTGTACATATTACTGTATGTAAATATAATTCAGTTAAAGAAAATCCCtctgaactttgaaaatatttttctattgtctCTTAGCACCCAGTATTGCTGAGGATGAGCCTGCTGATAAAGTGATTCTAATTCTTTTGTGTGTGatctgttttgggttttttttttttttcttcctcttcttcttagGTTTTCTCTTTATCCCTGGTGCTCTGAAATTTCAACAGTATGTGTCAAAATGAGGTCCTTTTTTCCCACTTATTCTACTTGACAATTGATAGGCTTTTTCAATCTGAAGAGCTATGTCTTTCTTCAATtctgggaaatttttctttaattttttccttgagtattctcttttctccatttaatctattttcttcttttggaattCCTATTGGATGAATATTTGAACTTCTACATCTGTTCTCCTTatcctttttttatatatttcatctcTTGGTAATTTTGTAGTACATCCTAGTTGATCCCAGATCACTAACATATTTTTCAGCTTCATCCTTTCTGCTACTCATTCCATCTAATAAGCTTTTAATTTCAATGATAAAGTTTTTAATTCCCAAGGTATCTAGATTTTTCAATGCAATATCCTTTTGCATCTAATTATAGTTATCCTAAAACCCAGATGTATATGTAGCCCTATTTTTTCAGATATGAACTCCTTTTGCTGAGTTGTCAGTCTTTTCCCCCATGATAtttgcattttgcaaatatttggtttttcttgGTTGTGAGTTTCCCTTTGGACCTGAGATTCCTTGTTAACTTGAATGACGTGCTTGCAAGGAGGGGCAGGACATGCAACCGTGACTGTGTAAAGTGGAATGGGGAAGGGATGGGATATGCTGCTTGACAGGATGAGCTAATAGTTAGCCTTCTGGATATAGACTGTTCCTGCTTCCTTAGGGAGCTGTCTGTCTCTGGAGCTTTGCCTTCACCTCTCACTGCTCCTGCCCATGGGCAGACACTTCTGTGGCTCACTGTCTGGCCTGAGGAAAACTCTCCTGGTTGTCCATTCTGTGATGCCCCAACCAGTCACAGTCAGTCAACCATggacccctcctgcccccagttCATAAGTTCTGGTCCAAAGCATCCCTAAAGCTGCTCCCACCTTTTGTAGCAGTCTTCTCTGGTAAGTTGGCCCATGGTTTCCATATTCAATATGATCCCatctgcttttcatcttttatcaTAGTTTTTGGTTCACTAGGTGTTCCCTGTATTTTCTAGGGGACAGATAAATCGGTTCAGATCATTCCAAGCAATATAAATTGAGCCttggaataaaaggaaacatgTACATGTGTATAGTCTGCCGTCTTGAACTGGAAGCTGGCAAACTCTTTGTATAGCCTATTTTAACACTTACCGCATTGAACTATAGTTATTTATTCCCCAGTGTTGCTCCCAAAGACACAGATACACCTGTGCTCATACTAGGATGCCTTTTAACTCCTGGTGCTTCACTGTTCTTGGAACtaatttgatgaatgaatgaagaaatgattgTATCAGTGAGATTATAATGAGGATTCTAATTCTTTCCACATCATTTACAAGATCATTCCTCCTACCTGcccctcagttttcctatctataaaatTGGACAAAAGTTAGAGATCATTCATGTCATTTCAATCTGAAGGAATCCTAATAGTATTTCTTGTAGTGCAGGTATTCTAGCAATaaattctctgtttttatttatctggaaatgtcttaatttcttcttcacttttgaaggacaaTCTTGCTGGTATAGAATTTTTGATGGGAAGTCTTTTTCCTTCAATATATCACTGGAGAGTGTGTCTGGGGAGGACAGAATGACATGTCTGTCCCCAAATGCCCCATCATACTGACCAGTCCACAGTTCTACTCACTCCCACTGACTGCCACAAAGGGGACATAGTCTACTCTGGTTACTAGTATTGCCAAaaaaggtggggagggggacaTAGTCATTTGTAAATCATTCATGAAAGACAAACTTTATTTTGATAATCTCAGAAATTGGCAAGGAAATAACCATAATGACAACAGTGTGTTTTCATGTGTTAAATCATCTTCAGCTGCATGATCTCATTGGGACCTCACAGCCACCCTGAAAGGTAGGCAGGGCAGGTAACTGCAGATCCACTTTACGGGGGACTTGTCGGAGGTGACCCGGCTTCCACACGGGACTGGTTCCTCCTAGATACCGCTCAGCTTCTGCTCCAGGTTCTTTAATGCCCCAGCTGTGcagggctctcaccagacacgGGCAGATACCTTAACTTCCCCAGCTATAAAACAAGGGATCAAGAGCGACCCTCCCTCTGAACAAAGCACTGCATCAGAAGGACAGTTCTGGCGTGGGCAGGAAAAGGAGCTTCTCCTTGCTCCTCTCGCCAAGCCCCTGCTGGGAAAGGGTGGGGGAAGCAGCCACCACCCGCTTGTGCTCCTCTCTCTGCTGCTGACTGTTCTCCAGACAGAGGGGGCGCTGCACCTCCTCCCTCTGTGCCAGGCTTGGATCTAGGCCCAATCTGCCGCCCACACCACGAAGCCTTCTCCTCTTCTGAGCCTACACCAGTCCCCAGAGCAGGAGAGACTCATGCCGGGGCTACCGCCTCAATGTGCCAGCGACACATGGGGCACTTGGCTGTGTCCCTGAAGACCCGCCAGGCACAGGAGCTGCAGAAATGCGTGTGGCCACAGGGAACAAGGCAGGTGTTGGCAACATGGTGGAAGCAGACGGCACACTCCTCTCCCGATGTGGCTAGAAAGGGGGACAACATAGGTCAGGGCATGTGGGGGCAAGGGGTGGGCAGCCTACTCATGCTACAACCACAGGACAGAGAACTATGCAGTAATGGTTTGAAGAATATTACCTATGAGAAAATGCTTACAATGTGATCAAGTGAAAAAACATTGGGAAGAAAAGCataatgtacatacatacatatcaaATTCCAATTTAGAGAAAACGAAAACAAACTTCAAACAATTCCccgtatacacatatgtatatatctacaACTCAAAGTATGGGGAGTAAATCCACCCAAGAGGTAATGGGtgactttttttaactttcttctttGTCCTCTAATGTTTATTTTGACTTTGCAAAGTCTTTACAATGAGTGTGGATTGCTTTtataaagcaagaacaaaataaCGTTAACTGCTCATAAATGTGCTCTTGTAACTTAGAGTTGGCCAATGTTCTAGAAGGCAGAGCTGTTAAATTGCTTTTAGGTTTCCAAGAGGGAGAGCCAAATCGTTGGGTCCGAAGCCCCTGGGAGACTTGACTGAGCAACAGGGCTCAGGCCTGTTTGCACCCCACTCCCGGGGGCCCGAGTCCTGACCCCGGGCTACTGACCTTCAGGCTCAAGCGCAGGCTTGTCGCTGAGGACCGACGGCACAGTTGTGGGGAACCGGCTGCCTGTGGGATCTAAGGCAGAGAGGAAAACTCAGAGCCCAAGAGAGCAAACCCAGGTGCCCATCCCACCCAGGCCCTGCAGCAAAggcctccctcctttcttttctgggTTACAGTGCTGGGGCTCCCAGCTGATTTTAAGACCCTGTCCTGGACCACTCCTTCCCCGGCTTCACCTAGCCCAGCCAACTCCTGGCCACGTTGATCCTTCCTCCTAAACCGCCCCTCCTCCAGGCCCGTCCTCTTTGCTCTCTGCTGCCCTGCCTGAGTGCGGACTCTCAGCGTGACCTTAGTTTCCAAACTCGGATATGTGTCCCAGAAGGCGGGGAGAACACAGGTGCTGGGGCCTACACCAGACCTGTCAAATCAGGTGCTCCAAGGCATGAGGCTCCAGAAGCTGTGGCAAACGATTTTAAAATCCAGTTCAGTGGGGGCAGGGATGGACTGCGagtactttttttcctttttgaggcGGAGTCTCCCTctgccgcccaggctggagtgcagtggtgccgtcatagctcactgcagcctcaaacttctgacctcaagtgatcctctcacctcagcctcctgagtagctggggctattaCTGCCTTTCTGCGCTCCCCTGAAATCCACTCTCCTCTGGAGCGGCAGAGGGGTGGCTCTGGTTTCTTTCCCCCTGCTGGTAGAATCCTTGCACCTCTAGCCCTCGCACTTAATGTCCCCTTTGCTTCCCGCCTTTGTCTCCAGTGAACTCCTACTTAGACTGCAACGGCCCGAAtgtttcttcctttgtgaaaCGTAATCAGTCCTGTAACAGATGTTTGGAGTGCTGGTCATATCTTACTCTTTAGGGACAAGGCTGCCCTCCCTATGACTAGGGTCTTGGGCGTGGGGCACCACCCGAGCCTCCATCTCCACCCGCTCCTCGGGGCTGTGCCTGGGTCCCCGCGGTTGTCTCACCCAGAAGCTCGATGGCCTTGGTGGTCCCGTACACGTCCATCACCGCCCAGAGCGGGGCGCCCATGAGCACGCCCTTGCGCAGCAGGAGCCGGCGGCCGGCGTTGACCTTGGCGAAGAGCCAGCCGCAGCGGTTCACCCAGAAGCGGACCACATCCCCCTCGAGCGCGCAGCCCTCGGGCAGCACGGCCGCCCACGTCGGGCTCTGCTCCTCCAGGTCCGGGCACACGAAGGGCGGCAGGCTGGGCGCGGACACGCGCGCGGGGTCCAGGCGCGTGAAGCCCACGCGGAGGCCGCCGCACCAGCCGCCCTCCTGTCGCAGCACGCGCAGGGCCACGCGCTCGCCCGGCAGCACCGGCCGCTGGCTGAACACGATGCCGTCGTGGAACGTGGCGCACCTGTGCGCGGTGCAGCCGCGGGTGTCCAGATGCACCTGCGCGCCCTTGGCCTCCGAGTGGAAGCGAAGCGCCTCTCCCGGGGAATTGCCGTCTGCGGGATGAGGAGGCAGGAGTGCAGAGTGTCAGTGTGGGCTGGGCCTGGACCCACCAGCACCCCagagtccccagcccctggggtcACCTTGACACACCTGCAAACTCCAGAGCCACTTTGACACCCTCCCCCAGCAGCACTACGGGGCCACCTTGACCTACAGCCAGAGGACCATTTCCACGTCCCCAACCTCCCTGGGATCCCGCaactccaccaccaccaccctccccagAACCCCAGAGACCTGCTTAGAGCCAGGTGAGGAGCCCACTTTGCCTGTCCCAAGTCTGAGTTCACAACATTAACCTCCCCAAGCCTCAGGTCCCCTCCCTCCATCATGCTGTGACTACTAAAGGAACTGATGCCTGTTGGTGAGCCACCCATGATCAATCAATCCCGTTGTTGTTACATAGAAAGAGCAGGcttgatgtggaaacaacccaagtgcccatgaatacatgagcggattaataaaatgtggtaccatggaatactactcagccataaaaaatggtgatctagtatcttttgtaacaacttggggggaactggagaccattcttctaagtgaagtatcacaagaatggaaaaacaaacaaaaccacatgtactcaatgcTAAATggaactaatggatcaacactcatgtgcacatatggaagcaaaactcaacggaaatcaagcaggtgggggcgggggaatgggtaaattcactcACCTAATGgctacaatgcacactatctgggtgtaGGGCACcattataactttgactcaaaaacTGTACAAAatcaaattatgtaaccaaaacatgtgtgcccccgtaatatcctgaaattaaaaaaaaaaaaaaagccagagcaGGTTTGGTTaggcacgtgtgtgtgtattatcCACATCTATTCTCTGTACACCCAGGGATGACGGGAGGGAATGGGCCACGTGCCAGCTGTGCTCCAGGTTTCCCCCTCTGCTTGTCTGACTTTCTCACTTTCCACACGGAACCTGCATTATTTGTGAAGGCCGTGGCCCCTGGTGATGGTGACATCCTTGTCCTGGGAGAGAAAGGGGGCCGGCTGCTTCCCATGGGGTAGGGGTACAGGCTGGAGAGGGGGTCCCAGGTCAGCCCCTCAAAATCATGGGCTGGCTCTGAAACCAGTGGACTTCCTGCATGACTGCACTCTGCAGCCAGGAGGGCAAAGCTCCTTGCTGGGCAGTCCTTCCTCTCAGTTCCCGCCTGGAGGAAGCCGGTGGAGTTTCCTGCCCCAGGACTGTGCTGCCCTTAGCCAGCCCTGAGGCCTAAtctcctgccagcccctgccaTTCTCCGCCTGGCCCTGATCTTTctggcttgggggaggggagctggctTACCCCttgctgttaaaaacaaaaagaggtcaATTCAATCAAACTTGACCTAGAGGAAcaaggcccctccccacccagagcAGGTCACCTTCCCCTGGAACCTCTGACCACATACATGCCTGCAAACTTCCAGCAGGGACCAGGGAGGGGAGGCTTAATCTGTTAGGCACCAGGGACACCCTTGAGGTCACAGTGAATCTGTCCCTGACCTCCACAGACCAAAGATAAGCCTACCTAAAATGCCCTTACTGGAGGCGTTAGGGACGAGCGCTCTCCCTGACTTTGGGACTTCCGAAGGGCCCTCCCAGAGCCCTGCCTATCTCACCCACTCTCTGACCGCACCGGCACCTTCCTGGAATGCCCACACCTCTCCCTCCTGTCCCGACAGGTCTGCCCGGACTCCCTGTCCCTCGAGGCTGTCCCTAAGCAAGAAGTTCCTGAGTCAGCACAAAGGGAGACCTGAAGCAGACTGGGGGGCCCTGACATCAAACCTGTCCTTGTGACCATTGTTGAGGCCACTTTGTGGAGGGCAGGGGCACAGTGATCAGCCATGTCTGACATGCGGATTCTAGTCCTGCCCTGCTGCTGACCCAGACAGGTCACTGTCTCCCAGGGCCCAGTCTCATTCACATACGAAAGTGATGTGCCGCCCACTCAAGGCCTGGAGTCTCGGGGCACCTGCCCGGGGATCCTGTTCACTGCCCACCTGGCAAGacagggggctggggggggggggcaccagGTGTAACCAGCCAAAACCATGGAGGGTAGAGGCCACCCCCCTGGCTGGGTCACTTTCCATCCCTGAGCTGGGACCTGGAGAGAAGCCCTGGAGTGGGCTTGCAAAGGCACCCGAGCAATGGTCCTGGTCGAGGGGCAGCGTGGGAGATGGTGACCAGCATCTGAGCCCTGTCCACATGCCGCCACACCCAATCCTGCTGCCACCCCGAGAGGCAGACTGTGGGCAACCAGCCGGCCCTGGCCCCACAGCAACCAGGGGCAGAACTAGGGTCAAACAGGAGtcgctccagctccacccagtgCAGCCCCTACACGGAAAGAAAGAACTTCTGCCCCGGCAGTGACACAGAGCCCCTCCACTTCCTGTACCCCTGGTCCAGGGACCAAGCTCAGGGGTCAGGGGAACTGGAGACCTGTCATGCTCGGCACCTTGGGCCTGGACAGTGACTAGCAGAGATGAGCCCGTCCTGGCTGTGGCTGGAGTTTCCACCCTACCCCCTGGGCAGGTGCCAGGGACAGAGGCTGACCCCCTGCAGGGGCGCGAGGGGAGGTGAGCTCACTGCCCCTGCACTTCCTgcgggggggaggggagtgaggaccTGGCTGGCTGggaggcagcccagggaggaggaggaactcCCGGGGAATGGCCTTGGTGGCTACATGAGTCCCTCagcggggcagggagggcctggggagcCCAAGAGAAGCAAGCCTTGCCCTGGATGGGAACTTGACAGTCTGCAAAGCTCACTCATAAGGAGCCTTCCCAGCAGCGTGGGAGCTATGCTGTCATGTCACCACAGTTAGAGGAGGGGGCCAAAGGGACATAGTTGTCTGCACAGGTCACTTTGCGGCCAGGACACTTCAGTACCCTCCTCTCTGCTGCACACCCAGGCTCTGCTCCCTACTCAGGCAGCCCCTCAGGACCTGCCTGAGTGTGGCCCTTGCAAGGCGCCTCTGGCTGGGGAACAAAGGGCCACTGGGGCTCAGTCTCCCCCCACGCACTCTCCCGCGTGGCGGTTCAAAGCACGGCCGAGACTGCATGGGGCTGCAACCCTCCCTCGCCCTGCCAGCCCCGCAAAGGCCTGCAGGCTGCATCCACCTACTTTGCCCAGGACTCTGCTGCCTGAGTTTGGAGCCAGGTCTCAGTGGCATGAAAGGTGTGACCAGCCACCTCTACTCTGCCTGCCTTCTCCCACATGGACTGCAGGGGTCCTCCCACCCTTTGACTGGGGCCACCCAGGCCACCCACTCCCAGGGTGGGTTGTGTGGGAGGTGGCCACAGGCCAAATGTGGCTCTCCAAGCAGGCCTGTCCCCAGTGGCTGGGCTGGCACAGGGTTCAGAGCCCCAAGTGCCTGAGCAACATCACCTTTTTATCGGCCCCATTTTCAGGCAGGAtcctgagactcagagaagtggAGTGACGGAGTGACAGAGTGACGTGTCCATAGAGGACGCTGTCCAATTACGCTGcctgcccccaccttcccctGCTGCTGTGGGGTGGGACCAAGTGCGGGGCTGGACAGGGATCCACCCTGGCTGCCAGGAAGTCCAGGGAACACAAGTCAGAGTCTTAGGCGTCTCCACCCCTGGACAGGTAGAGTCAAATTACAGACTCTCCAGGCTCTCAGAATTCGAGTGATACGGGGTCAGCACCCAGCTGCCGCCTCTGTGGGTCTTCATCCTCTTCATCACCACCCCTCCAGCTGCAGCCTGTCAGGGTGCCAGGCGCTGATAAGCACGTGCAGCCTCCTTCACTTTTCCCGCCACCCTCCTGGGGAAGCACTCAGAGCC of the Lemur catta isolate mLemCat1 chromosome 4, mLemCat1.pri, whole genome shotgun sequence genome contains:
- the NEURL3 gene encoding E3 ubiquitin-protein ligase NEURL3, with amino-acid sequence MGAQLCSEANGNSPGEALRFHSEAKGAQVHLDTRGCTAHRCATFHDGIVFSQRPVLPGERVALRVLRQEGGWCGGLRVGFTRLDPARVSAPSLPPFVCPDLEEQSPTWAAVLPEGCALEGDVVRFWVNRCGWLFAKVNAGRRLLLRKGVLMGAPLWAVMDVYGTTKAIELLDPTGSRFPTTVPSVLSDKPALEPEATSGEECAVCFHHVANTCLVPCGHTHFCSSCAWRVFRDTAKCPMCRWHIEAVAPA